The nucleotide window GCGAGCTTCTGCGCAGCAAGGAGGCGGCGTACACGGAGCTGGATCTGGGCAACGCTGCGCGCAGCGACGACGAGCTGATCGCCGCCGTGGCCGCGCACCCCGAGCTGCTGAACCGGCCCATCGTCGTCACCCCGCGCGGCGCCCTCTTGTGCCGCCCGCCTGAGCGGGTGCTGGAGGTTTTGTAGGTCAAATTGCCCTTCTGCCGTTGTAAATCAACGGCATGCAGCTATTAAATTTGAAGCGACAGACGCTGCGGCTCCAGGGTGCCTCGCGCCTTACGCCCGGAACACCTCTTGCGCCATGTCGTCCAGCCTCTCTTTCACCACCCTCCAGTTCGGCATGTGCCGGTCCAGCGTCCGGTAAAACCTGGGGCTGTGGTTATGGTGCAGCAGGTGGCACAGCTCGTGCAGCAGCACGTAGTCGATGCACTCGCGCGGCGCCTTCACCAGCAGCGGGTTCAGGGTGATGCGGCCAGCGGGCGAGCAGCTTCCCCATTGCACGGTCATGAACTGCAGGCGTGTCGGGGGGAGCTGCCTGACCCACCTCAGCGGGGCGGCTGTGGCGGCGAGCCGATGGGCAAACACCTCACGCGCGCGCTGCCGGTACCAGGCATCCAGGGCAGCCCTGACCGCGATCGGGGTGTGCTCTGGCGTCGTCACGGTGACGAAGGCCCCGCGCATTCGGGCCTCTGCCCTGGCCCCTGCATCGACGACGACCTTCAGACGGTAGCGTCGGCCCAGATAGTGCAGTGATTCGCCGCTCACATACTCCCTGGGCAGCACATGGGCCAGCCGCGCCCTGGCAGCGCCCACGTGCTGACTGATCCAGCGCGCCCGCTTCTTCACCGCGGCCAGCACGTCGGCCAGCGGCGCGGCGTCTGGCGCATCCACCCATACGCGCGCGTCCGGCTCCACATGGATGGCAATGCGCGCCACGGTGCGCGAGGGCTGGCGGCGCACACTGAAGGTGATGACTTCGTCGCCATAGGCGATGCGGTGTTGGGAGACGCTTTCAGCGTTCTGCATGCTCAAGCCTTGCCGAGCCCGACACGCGTGATCTGGATGACCTGCTCGACCACCAGCTTGGCGTTGTCCAGACCCAGCGAGCCGAACAGCAGGGGCAGCAGGCCCTTGCGAATGGCGGCCTCGATGTTCTGTGGGTTGAGCGAGTTCTCTGCCACGGCGTCGCGCACCACGGTGTCCATGGCGATCGCTTGCTGCACCAGTTTGTCCGTGGCATCGCCACTCAGCGCGGCAAAGGCCTCGTCCCCCAGCACCAGACGCATGGCGCCAAAGTAGGCCTTGGCATGCGGCTTGCCCGCCAATGCATCCGGCATGTCCGGGATGGCGCGGGCGTCCAGCTTTTCCTCAAAGGACTTGAACAGCGCGTACTGCTTCAGCGGATGGTCGAACATCGCCTGCGCTTCAGCGATGGCCTGGCGCAGCAGCTCACCAAACACCTTCTGCGCATAAGGATCGTCCGCCAGCTCCTGCTCGATGGTCTTGCGCAGCCGGGTGCGGATCATGTCCGTCTCGTTGCGCGTTTTCTCTTTCGACCAGTCCTTCGGGTCGTCCGCTTGCCCCAACTGATGCACCAGATAGACGCCTTCAGGTTCGCGCACCTCCGTGCCAATGACCTGTTTGTCCACCAGCTTGCGGATTTGCTCCTCATAGACGCTGTAGTCCACCGTCTCCATGGCATCGCGGCGTGCGGTCTGGCGCAGTTCGGTGAAAAAGCGCAGATCAGACTTGTACCGGGCGATCAACTCCTCGGGAAAGCTCTTATCCTCGAAGAAGCTGCGCGATGAGAGCGCCGTCTGCAGGCACAGGCCAAAAGCGGTCAGTGCTGTGTAGAAATCGTCGCGCAGCTTTTGCCGCGCGTCATGCTCCTCGCCGTCGCTGCCCTTCACGAACTTCGGCGCCAACACCTGCCGGTACTGCTCGCGGTCGAGCTTGTTGGTCACCGACTTGAAGAACGACCACAGTGCATCGTGCAAGGCAGGCAGGCGCCTGTACTCCGTGCTGAACTGGTGGTACAGGCCCTCCAGGTCGCCGATGTCAAAGCCGCCTTGCGTGCGGGCTTCCAGGTCCTGGTAGTCGCGGATGGCGGTGTCGAGCTCCTTCAGGATGCCTCGGTAGTCCACCAGCACGCCATACCGCTTGGCGTCGTGCAGGCGGTTGACGCGCGCCACGGCCTGAATCAGGTTGTGCCCTTTCAGGGGCTTGTCGATGTAGAGCACCGCATTTCGCGGCTCGTCGAAACCCGTCAGCAGCTTGTCCACGACGATCAGCAGGTCAGGTGCGCCATCCGTGCCAAAGTCGTTGACCACCTGCTTCTCATAGGTCTCGGCGTCGTTGCCGCAGGTTGCCATGGCCTGCTTCCACCACTTTTGCACCTCGGGCAGCGTGTCTTCATCCACATCGGAGTTGCCCTCGCGCGTGTCCGGGGCCGAGATCACCACCGCGCTGCTCACCAGGCCGGTGTCGTCCAGCGCCTTCTTGTAGCGAATGGCGTCCAGCTTGCTGTCGGTAGCCACCTGCCCCTTCAGGCCCAGCTCCAGCTTCTTGATGTTTTCGTTGAAGTGGGTGGCGATATCCCAGGCGATCAGCTCGATGCGATTGGCGGCGCCGTAGATGGCGCCTTTCCTGGCGAATTTCTTCTTCAGGTCGCTGCGCTGGGCAGCGCTCGAGTCGCTGGTGATCTTGTCGAACCAGCGGTTCACGGCCGCTTCGTTGACGTCCAGCTCGGGCACACGCTCTTCGTACAGCAGCGGGGCCACGGTTTCATCCTCCACCGCGCGCTGCATGGTGTAGGCGTGCACGATGGGGCCGAACTTGTTGGCCGTCTTTTCGTCCTTGAGCAGGGGCGTGCCCGTGAAGGCGATGTAGGCCGCCCTGGGCAGCGCCTTTTTCATGCGCTCATGCGTCTCGCCGCCGTGGCTGCGGTGGCCCTCGTCCACCAGCACGATCATGTCGGCCGAGTCGTTGCGGCACTCCGGCAGCCTGGATGCCGTGTTGAACTTGTGCACCAGCGTGAAGGTGATGCGCTCGCTGCCCTTGCCGATGCGCTGCGCCAGGTCGCGGCCAGACAGGGTGCGGCTCTTCTCGCCATCCTTCTGCGTGGCGATGCTGGAGCCAAAGGCGCCGCCGGTCATGAAGTTGCGGGCCAACTGGGTTTCCAGGTCGATGCGGTCGGTCACCACCACCACGCGGCATTCCTGTAAGGCATCGACCAGCAGCAGCGCCTTGGTCAGGAACACCATGGTGAAGCTCTTGCCCGAGCCCGTGGTGTGCCACACCACGCCACCCTCGCGGCCGCCGCCTTGCGCTTCGGGCTTCTTCTGGCTGATGCGCGCCAGCAGCGCGCGGATGCCGAAGAACTGCTGGTAGCGGGCCACGATCTTTCCGACCTTGCGGTCGAAGAGCACATAGCCGCGCAAAAATTCGAGCAGCCGTGCCGGGGTCAGCAGGCTCACCAGCAGGCGATCCTGTTCGGTGGCCTGCATGGGGGCGCTCCACAGCGCATCGAAGTACGCCGCCAGCGCGGCCGGCTTGCCGTCGAACAGCGCCGCACGCACATCCGGCTTGAGTGCCTTGTTCTTGAGCGCCTGCATGTGGGCGTCGTCGAACTCCTCCTCGCGCCACTTGGCCCAGAACTTGGCCGCCGTGTGCGTGGTGCCGTAGCGCGCATCAAGCTGGCTGATGGACAGCAGCAACTGGGCGTAGGCGAACAGGTTGGGAATCTCGTCCGGCCGCTGGTTGCGCAGGTGCTGGCTGATGCCCTCGGTCACCATGGCCTTGGCGGGGTGGCTGCCGCCGCCGCCTTCAGGCCGCTTGGCCTCGATGACGACCAGCGGGATGCCGTTCACATACGCCACCACATCGGGTGTGCGGTGGTGCGTGCCCTGCGCGGCCAGCACCTCCAGCTCTTCGGTCACATCCCAGCGGTTGGCTGCTGTCTCGGCCCAGTCGATCACTGGGATGGTCGGCTGGTGCTTCTTGCCATCGGGCATGAACTCCGTCACCGTGATGCCGAAAGCCAGCCTGCCGTACAGCCGCTCGTTGGCGGGCATCAACCCTTCGGCCAGGCTGAGCGCCGACAGCTCCCGCACGATCTGGTCGATGCCGCTGGGCGACAGCGGGTACCACTGGCCCTTGTATTCGTAGCGCCGGGTTTGCAGCACCTCGATCAGCCGGGGCCTGAGGATGACCTCACGCGTGCTGCCGCGCAGGGCCAGTGCCTGGGTTGTGGTCAGGAAGTTCCAGCCCAGGTTGCACAGCAGGTGCAGCGCGGGCAGGTGGGCGCTGTATTGCTCGCGGGAGTTGGGTGTGGTGTTCATGCCTGCAGCTCGGGTTCGGCGTCCGGCAGCTTGACGCGGCGTTTGCCGGTCAGGAGTTGGGACATGAGGGCGGTTTTCTCGCGCTTGAGCGCGTCAACCTGTTTGGACAGTTTGACCCGTTCGCGGCCTGCCGTTTCCAGGATGTCCGAGATGCGGCGCTGCTGCTCCAGTGGCGGAATGTTGAACGGCCAGTTGAGCCAGTGATCGGTCTTGAAAATCATCTTCTCAACATGAACGCCGATGCTGGAGTGAAAACAGGTCTGCTGGAAGTACCGCGTTTCAGACAGGTGGCGCAGAAACCGAAGGTCGATCTCACCATCGGTGTTGAGAACGGCGTATTCGTTGGACACCACGGCACCGTCCAGTTCGGGCGGCACGATGCCGCAGGCGCCATGAACGATCTGTCGCTTAGAGATCAGAAAGTCGCCGGTGCGGACGTGAAACTGCGTCGGTGTTCTGACTTCATTGCCACGCAAGATTTCGCGAAGCGCCACGCCGCCGCGCGATCGCTTGACCGTCACCAGGGTGTAGGACTCTTCGTCCTTCAGCGCAACCGGGCGGCGCACTTCACGCAGGTGGTCGTGCAGTTGAACGCGTCGCCAACCTGCGGGCGCAGGTGGCAACGTGGGTATGCCGGGTTGCACAGAGGCGGGGAAGCCGCCGTTGTCGCTTGGCGCGGAGGCATTCGGGTTGGCCGAAGGCAGGTGCAGGGTGATACCGAGCAGCGCATTCCACTGGATACGGCTGTTAGCCAGCAACCGCTCCGTGGTGAAGATTGCTTGATCCCAGGTAGAGAGGATTTGGGCGATGCGGCGCTGTTCCACAAGTGGAGGAAGCAATACAGGAAACGCCTTTAACTGCGAAGAGTTGATACTCGCCAAGTTGGTGCTACGTTTGGCACAACTTAGAAAATAACCACGGCCATACTCGCTTCCCGATAAGGCGGACAGGAACTGCGGCACCACCAGATCTGAGTTGACACGCACCGAGAACACATGATTTTGGTGAAGACAATTGGGAATAGGCGCCGTCCAAACCGCTCCACGGCCCAACTTGTCAAAGTCGCCGCCTTCGGTCATCAAGATGTCTCCCGCTTTGAGGGCGTAGCGTTCGACATGGCGGCGCTCGACGGCGATTGTCTTTACTTCACTTAGGTCGATATATCCATCCTGTACGTTCGCAACCCGCAGGTACGGCAGCTCAATGGGATCTTCAAGCCCGGTTTTCCCTTTCGCCAGTCCTGTTCGCACTTCGGCAACTTCATGAAGGGGGCGGCAACTCCAATTTTTAGGCAGCATCACGCCCTCCCTTCTTCTTTGCCAACGCTCTTTCCATCTCGATCAGCGGTGTCTTGTCCACCGCAGCCTCGAAGTCCCGTTCCGCCTGGCTGGGCAGTTCGTCCAGCAGTGCCCGGAACTTGTCGAACTCGGCATGTGCGCGTGTCAGGGCAGCCTGATGGCTGATTCTTCCGGCATGGCCCAGCACCTCGTAATCGGCGATGCGCAAGAAGTCGTCGAGCTTGGCGATCCAGTTCGCCATGGTCATGGGGCGGCGGCGTAGCGCCTGACCTTCGGCGAACTCCAGGTAAATAGTGACGACGCGGTTGAGGGCAGCCAGCTCCTCCTCGCCCAGATAGTTCTTGGCGATCTCCACGTCGGCCTTGCGGGGGCGGGCGCCCTCCCAGTGGGTCAGTCCCATGTAGGGTTTTGTGGCGTCGGCACGGCTGGCGATCAGCTCGGCAGCAGTCTTGCCGTGAATGGCCCAGTGCATCTTGTTCTGCAGGGTGGCAAAGAACTGCCTGGAGAGGTCATTGCGCGGGTCGTAGTCGATGCTGGTGGCGTAGATGTCCAGCACCTTGCGCCAGAAGACTTTTTCGGAACTGCGGATGTCGCGGATGCGCGCCAGCAGTTGATCGAAGTACACGCCATCGCCACCGGCCTTGAACCGCGCGTCATCGAGCAGGAAGCCTTTGACAAGGTAGTCGCGCAGTTGGCTTGTGGCCCAGATGCGAAACTGCGTGCCGCGGGGCGAATGCACCCGGTAGCCGACGGAGATGATGACGTCGAGGTTGAAGTGCTCGACCTGGTAAGTCTTGCCATCGGCGGCAGTTGTTGCAAAAACTGCAACCACTGAATCCCGCTCCAGCTCCCCCTCGGAGAAGACGTTGCGGATGTGCCGAGAGATCACGGATTTGTCGCGCCCGAACAGCTCGGTCAACTGGTTCAGGCTGAGCCAGACGGTCTCGTCCGACATGCGAACGTCGATGCGGGTCTGGCCATCTTCAGTGCGGTAGAGCAAGAACTCGGTGCCAAGCCCGGAAAGGACTTTGAGAGCTGTGGCAGCGCCCTGCGGTGGGGCGGCTGGCTTGCGCGGCTTACTCATAGCCCAGCTCCTTCAAGTACACGGCCATCTGCGCCTCCAGCCCCGCCAGCTCGGCCTTGAGCTGCTCACGCTCGCGGCGCACGGCCATCAGGTCGATTTCGGCTTCTTCCTCGAAGGTGTCCACATAGCGCGGAATGTTGAGGTTGAAGTCGTTTTCGGCAATCTCGGCTGGCGAGGCGAGGTAGGCGTATTTGTCCACGCTCTGCCGGGTGGCGGCGGTGGCCAGGATGCGCTGCAGGTCGGCCTCGCGCAGCAGGTTCTGGTTCTTGCCGGCTTCGAAGTCGCGGCTGGCGTCGATGAACAGCACCTTGTCATCCCTCTTGTTCTGGCGAAACACCAGCACGGCGGCGGGGATGCCGGTGCCGTAGAACAGCTTTTCCGGCAGGCCAATCACCACGTCGAGCAGGTTTTCTTCGATCAGCTTGCGGCGAATGCGGCCCTCGGCAGCGCCGCGGAACAGCACGCCATGCGGCACGACCACGGCCATGCGGCCGGTGCCGGGTTTCATGGTCTCGATCATGTGCAGGATGAAGGCGTAGTCGCCCTTGGTGCGCGGCGGCACGCCCCGGTGGAAGCGGCCAAACTTGTCGGCGTCGGCCCCCTCGAAGCCCCACTTTTCCAGGCTGAAGGGCGGGTTGGCCACCACGATGTCGAAGTGCTTGAGGCTGGCGGTGCCGTCCAGCAGCTTGGGATTGCGGATGGTGTCGCCCCATTCGATGCGGTGGTTGTCCTCGCCGTGCAGGAA belongs to Melaminivora suipulveris and includes:
- a CDS encoding virulence RhuM family protein, translating into MSKPRKPAAPPQGAATALKVLSGLGTEFLLYRTEDGQTRIDVRMSDETVWLSLNQLTELFGRDKSVISRHIRNVFSEGELERDSVVAVFATTAADGKTYQVEHFNLDVIISVGYRVHSPRGTQFRIWATSQLRDYLVKGFLLDDARFKAGGDGVYFDQLLARIRDIRSSEKVFWRKVLDIYATSIDYDPRNDLSRQFFATLQNKMHWAIHGKTAAELIASRADATKPYMGLTHWEGARPRKADVEIAKNYLGEEELAALNRVVTIYLEFAEGQALRRRPMTMANWIAKLDDFLRIADYEVLGHAGRISHQAALTRAHAEFDKFRALLDELPSQAERDFEAAVDKTPLIEMERALAKKKGGRDAA
- a CDS encoding type I restriction endonuclease subunit R, coding for MNTTPNSREQYSAHLPALHLLCNLGWNFLTTTQALALRGSTREVILRPRLIEVLQTRRYEYKGQWYPLSPSGIDQIVRELSALSLAEGLMPANERLYGRLAFGITVTEFMPDGKKHQPTIPVIDWAETAANRWDVTEELEVLAAQGTHHRTPDVVAYVNGIPLVVIEAKRPEGGGGSHPAKAMVTEGISQHLRNQRPDEIPNLFAYAQLLLSISQLDARYGTTHTAAKFWAKWREEEFDDAHMQALKNKALKPDVRAALFDGKPAALAAYFDALWSAPMQATEQDRLLVSLLTPARLLEFLRGYVLFDRKVGKIVARYQQFFGIRALLARISQKKPEAQGGGREGGVVWHTTGSGKSFTMVFLTKALLLVDALQECRVVVVTDRIDLETQLARNFMTGGAFGSSIATQKDGEKSRTLSGRDLAQRIGKGSERITFTLVHKFNTASRLPECRNDSADMIVLVDEGHRSHGGETHERMKKALPRAAYIAFTGTPLLKDEKTANKFGPIVHAYTMQRAVEDETVAPLLYEERVPELDVNEAAVNRWFDKITSDSSAAQRSDLKKKFARKGAIYGAANRIELIAWDIATHFNENIKKLELGLKGQVATDSKLDAIRYKKALDDTGLVSSAVVISAPDTREGNSDVDEDTLPEVQKWWKQAMATCGNDAETYEKQVVNDFGTDGAPDLLIVVDKLLTGFDEPRNAVLYIDKPLKGHNLIQAVARVNRLHDAKRYGVLVDYRGILKELDTAIRDYQDLEARTQGGFDIGDLEGLYHQFSTEYRRLPALHDALWSFFKSVTNKLDREQYRQVLAPKFVKGSDGEEHDARQKLRDDFYTALTAFGLCLQTALSSRSFFEDKSFPEELIARYKSDLRFFTELRQTARRDAMETVDYSVYEEQIRKLVDKQVIGTEVREPEGVYLVHQLGQADDPKDWSKEKTRNETDMIRTRLRKTIEQELADDPYAQKVFGELLRQAIAEAQAMFDHPLKQYALFKSFEEKLDARAIPDMPDALAGKPHAKAYFGAMRLVLGDEAFAALSGDATDKLVQQAIAMDTVVRDAVAENSLNPQNIEAAIRKGLLPLLFGSLGLDNAKLVVEQVIQITRVGLGKA
- the arsC gene encoding arsenate reductase (glutaredoxin) (This arsenate reductase requires both glutathione and glutaredoxin to convert arsenate to arsenite, after which the efflux transporter formed by ArsA and ArsB can extrude the arsenite from the cell, providing resistance.), which translates into the protein MTTTSPDITLYHNARCSNSRGALALLRERGIEPAIVDYIAQPLDAAQLKSLVARLAVPVRELLRSKEAAYTELDLGNAARSDDELIAAVAAHPELLNRPIVVTPRGALLCRPPERVLEVL
- a CDS encoding restriction endonuclease subunit S; this translates as MLPKNWSCRPLHEVAEVRTGLAKGKTGLEDPIELPYLRVANVQDGYIDLSEVKTIAVERRHVERYALKAGDILMTEGGDFDKLGRGAVWTAPIPNCLHQNHVFSVRVNSDLVVPQFLSALSGSEYGRGYFLSCAKRSTNLASINSSQLKAFPVLLPPLVEQRRIAQILSTWDQAIFTTERLLANSRIQWNALLGITLHLPSANPNASAPSDNGGFPASVQPGIPTLPPAPAGWRRVQLHDHLREVRRPVALKDEESYTLVTVKRSRGGVALREILRGNEVRTPTQFHVRTGDFLISKRQIVHGACGIVPPELDGAVVSNEYAVLNTDGEIDLRFLRHLSETRYFQQTCFHSSIGVHVEKMIFKTDHWLNWPFNIPPLEQQRRISDILETAGRERVKLSKQVDALKREKTALMSQLLTGKRRVKLPDAEPELQA
- a CDS encoding M48 family metallopeptidase; this encodes MQNAESVSQHRIAYGDEVITFSVRRQPSRTVARIAIHVEPDARVWVDAPDAAPLADVLAAVKKRARWISQHVGAARARLAHVLPREYVSGESLHYLGRRYRLKVVVDAGARAEARMRGAFVTVTTPEHTPIAVRAALDAWYRQRAREVFAHRLAATAAPLRWVRQLPPTRLQFMTVQWGSCSPAGRITLNPLLVKAPRECIDYVLLHELCHLLHHNHSPRFYRTLDRHMPNWRVVKERLDDMAQEVFRA